A window of Micromonospora sp. WMMC415 genomic DNA:
CATCGGGCTCCTCCTCGTCGTACCCGGTCGGCCGCGGCGGCCAGCTTCGAGCGGGTGCCGCCGCGCCACACGTGACAGATGGCCAGCGCGAGGGCGTCGGCGGCGTCGGCCGGGCGGGGCGGCTCGGGCAGCCGCAGCAGCCGGGTCACCATGGCGGTCATCTGGGCCTTGTCGGCCTGACCGGAACCCGTCACCGCCGCCTTCACCTCGCTCGGCGTGTACGTCTGCACCGGCAGCCCGGCCCGCGCCCCGGCGAGGACCGCGATCCCGCTGGCCTGCGCGGTGCCCATCACCGTGCGGACGTTGTGCTGGCTGAACACGCGCTCGACGGCGACGCTGTCCGGCCGGTGCTCGGCGACCAGGTCGGTGAGCGACCGGTCCAGGTGCAGCAGCCGCACCGGCAGATCGTCGGCCGGGTCGGTGTAGACGACGTAGTAGGCGACCAGCGTGCAGGGCCGCCCGGGCACGCCCTCGACCACGCCGACCCCGCAGCGGGTCAGGCCCGGGTCGATGCCGAGCACGCGCACGCCGCCTCCTCCCCGACCGCCAGCAGTACGTGTGTTCGACACCCTACCGATGCCGCCGCCGCACCGCGCCACGGGACACGCCGCGCCCCCGCCCGGACAGGGCGGACGTCAGCGGCGGGTCGGGTCGACCTCGATCGTCACCGTCACCGGGTCGCCGTCGTCCTTGCCGGCCCGGATCCGGGCGGGCACCGGGAGCAGCCAGCCGGCCTTCCGATCCCGCCAGACGCTCGTCGACCAGGTGCGGCCGTCGACGGTGGCGGTCACCGGGACCCGCCCGAACGGCCCCGCCGTGCCGGGCGCGTGCCGCGACGGCACCGGGGCGAACACCCACCCGCCGGCGCCCGACCACCGCACCAGCGTCGCCTCGAAGGTCTCGTCGACTCGCTCCACCACCGCCCCCGTCCGCCGCCCCGCACACCGACGCGGCGAGCCTCCCACCACCCTGCGACATCCGGCCGGACGCGCAGCGATCATGGACCGGGGCGGGGTGCCGCCGCGACGACAGCGTGGTGGACAGGCCAGCACGCGGGATGTCGCGCCCGACCACACACAGTCCGGGTCGAGTATGTGTCGCCGCGCCATGTGCGCCCGGCCACACAGCTCGTAGTTTCTTGCGCCATGACGGCAGAACCCGTGGCGGTCCCCCACGTCGTAC
This region includes:
- the ruvC gene encoding crossover junction endodeoxyribonuclease RuvC produces the protein MRVLGIDPGLTRCGVGVVEGVPGRPCTLVAYYVVYTDPADDLPVRLLHLDRSLTDLVAEHRPDSVAVERVFSQHNVRTVMGTAQASGIAVLAGARAGLPVQTYTPSEVKAAVTGSGQADKAQMTAMVTRLLRLPEPPRPADAADALALAICHVWRGGTRSKLAAAADRVRRGGAR
- a CDS encoding DUF1905 domain-containing protein, whose product is MVERVDETFEATLVRWSGAGGWVFAPVPSRHAPGTAGPFGRVPVTATVDGRTWSTSVWRDRKAGWLLPVPARIRAGKDDGDPVTVTIEVDPTRR